A DNA window from Helianthus annuus cultivar XRQ/B chromosome 15, HanXRQr2.0-SUNRISE, whole genome shotgun sequence contains the following coding sequences:
- the LOC110907034 gene encoding protein GLUTAMINE DUMPER 3 encodes MTSPTQNTTAVSATAAATGFRWSSPIPYLFVGLALMLTLIAFALIILVCTFKKPYSSSTDSSENGTGDRDKSSVPEFHVELPVEMEQKLVIVMPGDINPTYLAKPAPPTGTDNVEKNV; translated from the coding sequence ATGACATCACCAACACAAAACACCACAGCAGTCTCCGCCACCGCAGCCGCCACCGGATTCCGGTGGAGTTCTCCCATACCCTACTTGTTCGTAGGCCTGGCTTTAATGCTAACCCTAATAGCATTTGCATTAATCATCTTAGTATGCACATTCAAGAAACCCTATTCTTCTTCTACAGATTCATCGGAAAACGGTACCGGTGATCGAGATAAGTCGTCGGTGCCCGAGTTTCACGTGGAACTACCGGTGGAAATGGAGCAGAAGCTTGTTATAGTCATGCCCGGAGACATCAACCCGACCTACCTTGCTAAGCCTGCTCCACCCACCGGCACTGACAACGTCGAAAAAAATGTGTAG